CGACCACCTCGCGCACCACCTCCAGGCGCAGCAGCTCGACCCGGCCGACGTCGTGCTCATCGGCGACGTCGTGGACGACGCGTTCGCCGCGCAGCAGGTCGGCGCGCACTGCGTGCTGGTCACCACGGGCGTGATGGGACGGTCCGCCCTGGAGGCCACTGGAGCGCCGGTGGCGAACTCGATTCCCGAAGCGCTGCAGCTGATTCAGCCCGCCTGATAACCGGCGGTCATCACAGCGGGTCTTGGACGGGGCACGGGCGGAACTGGTGACCTGGGGCCAGCCGACCAGCCAGAAGGAGAGCCCGTGCGCCGTCGCAACATCCTCATCGGAGCCCTGGCCGCAGGTACCGCCGCCGTGCCGTCAACGGCGACCGCCGCGCCCGCTGCCGACCCGCGGGACGAAGCCGCGGTGATCGCCGTGGCGGACGGGATCGACCTCGCGGTCGATGCCAAGGACTGGGCCGCGTGCCGGGCCTCCTTCACCGACCAGGTCGACGTCGACTTCAGTTCGCTGTCCGGAGAGCCCGCCGCGCGCATCCCGGCCGACCAGCTCGTCGCGGGCTGGCGTGCCGGGTTGTTCGCCGAGAAGCGCAGCCACCACATGCGCTCCAACCACCGCGCGACGGTGCGCGGCGACCGGGCGACAGTGTTCTCCAAGGGCTATGCCCTCAACATCCTGGCCAACAAGCGCGGCGACCAGGAGTGGGAGGTCTGGGGTGACTACGTGCACGAGTTCGTCCGCACCCCGCGCGGCTGGCGGTGTTCCGGCATGAAGCTCACCGTCGTCCACGCGCGCGCGGCAACGACTGGGTGCGGACGGCGACGCGCTAGCGCAGGGCGGAGGCCTCGCGCGCCAGGGCCTCGACCGCACCCCAGTCGCCCGCGGCCACGGCGGACTTCGGCGTGAGCCAGGAACCGCCGACGCAACCCACGTTCGGCAGCGCCAGGTACTTCGGCGCGCTCTGCGGGGTGATGCCGCCGGTCGGGCAGAACCTCAGGTGCGGAAGCGGACCGCCCAGGCCCTTCAGGAAGTCCGCGCCACCGCTGGGCTCGGCGGGGAAGAACTTCAGCGCCTCGACGCCCTGCTCGGCCAGGCGCATCGCCTCCGAGACGGTGGCGGCGCCGGGCAGGAACGGCAGCCCGGTGTCCCGCACGGCCGCGAGCAGGGTGTCCGTGGTGCCCGGGGTGACCAGGAAGCGCGCGCCCGCCGCCGCGGACTTGGCGGCGTGCTCCGGAGCGGTCACGGTGCCCGCGCCGAGCACGATGTCCGGGACCTCCTCGGCGATCCGCTCGATCGCGCGCAGGGCGGCAGGAGTGCGCAGCGTGACCTCGATGACGCCGATCCCGCCGCGCAGCAACGCCTGCGCCAGCGGCACCGCGTGCGCCTCGTCGTCGATGACCACCACCGGCACCACAGGGGAGATCTCAAGCAGTTCGTGCGCCGTAGTCACCGGGAAGCCTCCACTCGCGTCTCGTCCTGGTCCATCGTGCCGAACGCGATCGCGCCCTGGTCGGCCGGGCCGACGGCGCGACGCAGCGCGGTGAACAGCTCACGCCCGGTGCCGATCCACTCGTCGTCGCTCGGCGGGCCGTCGACGACCTCGCGCGCGGCCAGCTCGGCGTCGCCGACCAGCACCTCCAGCGCCCCGTTCTCCGCGTCCAGCCGGATCATGTCGCCGTCGCGCACCTTGGCCAGCAGCCCGCCCGCCGCGGCCTCCGGGGTGACCTGGATGGCGGCCGGGATCTTGCCGGAGGCGCCGGACATCCGCCCGTCGGTGACCAGGGCGACCTTGAAACCCTTGTCCTGCAACACTCCCAGTGACGGGGTGAGTCCGTGCAGCTCCGGCATGCCGTTGGCCTTCGGCCCCTGGTTGCGCAGCACCACCACCATGTCGCCGGTGAACTCGCCCGCCCGGAACGCGGCGCTGAACTGCGCCTGGTCGGTGAACACGCGGGCGGGGGCGAGCACGATCCGGTGCTCCGGCTTCACCGCGGACACCTTGATCACCGCGTTGCCCAGGTTGCCGTGCAGAACGCGCAGCCCGCCGTCCGCGGCGAAGGGCTTGGTGTGCGGGCGAAGCACTGATTCGTCGCCGCTGACCGCGGGCGCGTCCACCCAGCGCAGTTCGCCGTCGACCAGCTCCGGTTGCTGCCGGTAGCGGTCCAGGCCGAAGCCCGCGACGGTCTTCACGTCGCGGTGCACCAGTCCGGCGTCGAGCAGCTGGCCCACCAGGAAAGGCACCCCGCCCGCATTGTGGAAGTGGTTGATGTCCGCGGAACCGTTGGGGTACACGCGGGTCAGCAGTGGGACGACCGCCGACAGGTCGGAGAAGTCGTCCCAGGTGAGCTTGATGCCCGCCGCGGCGGCGATGGCGACCAGGTGCATGGTGTGGTTGGTCGAACCACCCGTCGCCAGCAGCGCCACCACGCCGTTGACGACAACGCGCTCGTCGACCAGTTCACCGACCGGTGTGAACTCGTCGCCGCCACGGGTCATCTCCAGCACCCTGCGCCCGGCGTGCTCGGTGAGCGCGCGGCGCAACGGCGTGTTCGGCGCGACGAAGGAGGAGCCGGGCAGGTGCATGCCCATGACCTCCATGACGAGCTGGTTGGAGTTCGCCGTCCCGTAGAACGTGCAGGTGCCCGGTGAGTGGTACGAGGCGGCCTCGGCGTCGAGCAGGTTCTTGCGGTCCGCGCGGCCCTCGGCGAAGAGCTGGCGCACGCGGCTCTTCTCCGGGTTGGACAGGCCCGATGCCATGGGCCCGGCCGGGATGAGCATGGTCGGCAGGTGGCCGAAGGACAGCGCCGCGATCATCAGGCCGGGCACGATCTTGTCGCAGACACCCAGCAGCAGCGCGGCGTCGAACATGTCGTGCGCCAGCGCCACCCCGGTCGCCATCGCCACGACCTCGCGGCTGAACAGGGACATCTCCATGCCCGCGCGGCCCTGGGTGATGCCGTCGCACATCGCGGGCACGCCGCCGGCGAACTGGGCGACACCGCCCGCCGCGCGGATGGAGTCCTTCAGCCAGGCCGGGTACTCCGCGAGCGGCTGGTGGGCGGAGAGCATGTCGTTGTAGGACGAGACGATCGCGACGTTGGCACCGCGCAGCTCGCGGAGGGCCTGCTTGTCCTCACCGACGCAGCCGGCGAAGCCGTGGGCGAAGTTGCTGCAGCCCAAGGCGCCCCGGGCGGGACCCTCGGACGCGGCGGCGGCGATCTTGCGCAGGTATGCGGAGCGGGTGCGCTCGCTGCGGGCCGCGATGCGCTCGGTCACCGCGGCGATGGCCGGGTGCAAGGGCGCGCTCATCTAGCTCTCCTCGTCGTTGTCACGGGACTCGAAAGGGGGTTTCCGGGCCGGTGGACGACGACGATGGCGCCACTCGGGTGCGACAGACCTCACACACTACGGGTTACACGTAGGTAACCACAAAAACGATCCAGAAGGTTGACATCCCGGTTGCGGAAACGCTGTGCCGCAGGTCACTCTCTTGTGGCGACGCCGCGCCGCCTTGAGGGTGATTTCGATCACGGTTGCGATCAATGGGGGTTCACGGCGTGTGTCCCTTGTCACACGGGGGTGGGCGGGTGCAGAGTCTGGCCACCACCACGATGCGCCGACGGAGGTGTTCGGCATGCCGAACACGGAACTGACTGCCCTGCAACGCTCCATCGACGAGCTGCGCCAGACGATGTCCGCTCTCCGCGGGCGGTACGGCGACACCCCTGCTGTGCGACGCATCGCGAACGACATCGAACGGCTGGAGATCGACGCTGCCGAGCTGGCCGGCGGGCGCCTGGCCCCCATGCCCCGGCAGGCCGAGATGGTCGTCGTCCCGGACACGCCGTACGACCCGCAGCTGTGGGATGGCGCGGACGACGAAGGCGTCGGAGGTTATCGCCCGCACGGCAGATGAGCGTTCGGTCCGCGGTCGGGTCCTGCCGTCCGTAGGACTGGTGTCCCGACCGCGTAGACCGAGGACACTATGACCGCTTCAACCGGCCCCACCGGCCGGGCGCGCATCGAGGCGCGCACGCTTCGCACCGACCGGTGGTGGCTGTCGCCGTTGTTGACCGCTGCGGGCCTGACGGCGTTCGTCGTCTACGGCCTGGTCCGCACCTTCTCCAACGCGCACTACTGGGTGCCGCAGTACAACTACCTGGCGCCGTTCTACTCGCCGTGCCTCTCCGAGGTCTGCGTCGAGGGTTCCGCGCACTTCGGCAGGTGGTTCCCCGACCTGGGCTGGCTGATCACGCCACCGCTGTTCGTGCTGCCGTTCGTGCTCGGGTTCCGCTTCACCTGCTACTACTACCGCAAGGCCTACTACCGCTCGTTCTGGCTCTCGCCGCCCGCGTGCGCGGTGGCCGAACCGCACGCGAAGTACACCGGTGAGCGGCGCTTCCCGCTGGTGATGCAGAACCTGCACCGGTACTTCTTCTACGCGGCGATCCCGGTCGCGAGCGTGCTCACCTACGACGCGGTGATCGCGTTCAAGGGCGCAGACGGTGGCGTCGGCATCGGCCTCGGCACACTGATCATGCTGGTCAACGTCGTGCTGATCTGGGCGTACACGCTGTCCTGCCACTCCTGCAGGCACATCGTCGGCGGCAAGCTGACCCACTTCTCCCGCCACCCGGTCCGGTACCGGCTGTGGACGCTGGTCTCCAAGCTCAACGGCAAGCACATGCAGCTCGCCTGGGCCTCGTTGATCTCCGTCGGCCTGACCGACCTCTACGTGGCGCTGGTGGCCAGCGGCGTGCTCACGGACCTGCGGTTGTTCAACTAAAAAGCGAGGGTTTTGCTTCTATGAGTGAGATCGAGCGCCACGCCTACGACGTCGTGGTGATCGGTGCCGGTGGAGCCGGGCTGCGCGCGGCGATCGAGGCGCGGGAACAGGGCAAACGCGTCGCGATCGTGTGCAAGTCGCTGTTCGGCAAGGCGCACACCGTGATGGCCGAGGGTGGCATCGCCGCGGCGATGGGCAACGTGAACTCCCGGGACAACTGGCAGGTCCACTTCCGCGACACGATGCGCGGCGGGAAGTTCCTCAACAACTGGCGGATGGCCGAGCTGCACGCTCGCGAGGCCCCCGACCGCGTCTGGGAGCTGGAGACCTACGGCGCGCTGTTCGACCGCACCAAGGACGGCCGGATCAGCCAGCGCAACTTCGGCGGTCACGAGTACCCGAGGCTCGCGCACGTCGGCGACCGCACCGGGCTCGAACTGATCCGCAGCCTCCAGCAGCAGATCGTCTCCTTGCAGCAGCAGGACTTCCGCGACTCCGGTGACTACGAGGCGCGCATCCGCGTCTTCGCCGAGTGCACGGTCACCGAGCTGCTCAAGGACGACGGGGCGATCGCGGGCGCGTTCGGCTACTGGCGCGAGACCGGCCGCTTCGTGCTCTTCGAGGCGCCCGCGGTGGTGCTGGCCACGGGCGGCATCGGCAAGTCCTTCAAGGTGACCTCGAACTCCTGGGAGTACACCGGTGACGGGCACGCGCTCGCACTGCGCGCGGGCGCGAGTCTGATCAACATGGAGTTCGTCCAGTTCCACCCCACCGGGATGGTCTGGCCGCCCAGCGTGAAGGGCATCCTGGTCACCGAGTCGGTGCGCGGGGACGGCGGTGTGCTGCGCAACTCCGAGGGCCGCCGGTTCATGTTCGACTACATCCCCGAGGTCTTCAAGGACAAGTACGCCGACAACGAGGCCGAGGCGGACCGCTGGTACACCGACCCGGACAGCAACCGCAGGCCGCCGGAGCTGCTGCCGAGGGACGAGGTCGCCCGCGCGATCAACTCCGAGGTGAAGGCGGGGCGCGGATCTCCGCACGGCGGCGTGTTCCTCGACGTCTCGACGCGGCTGCCGGCCGAGGAGATCCGCCGCAGGCTACCGTCGATGCACCACCAGTTCAAGGAGCTGGCCGACGTCGACATCACGGCCGAGCCGATGGAGGTGGGCCCGACCTGCCACTACGTCATGGGTGGGGTGGAGGTCGAGCCGGACACGGCGCAGTCCAGGGTGCCCGGCCTGTTCGCCGCCGGTGAGGTGGCAGGCGGGATGCACGGGTCGAACCGGCTCGGCGGCAACTCGCTGTCGGACCTGCTGGTGTTCGGCCGCAGGGCCGGTCTCGGCGCGGCGTCCTACGTGGACGGTCTGAGCGCGCGGCCGTCGATCTCGCAGTCCGATGTGGACAGCGCGGCGCAGTGGGCGCAGGCGCCGTTCAACGCGGCCGACGGCGGCGAGGTGGAGAACCCGTACACGGTGCACACCGAGCTGCAGCAGTCGATGAACGACCTCGTCGGCATCATCCGCAAGGGCCCGGAGATCGAGCAGGCGCTGGAGAAGCTGGAGCAGCTCAAGACCCGCGCGCGCAACGCCTCGGTGGAGGGGCACCGGCAGTTCAACCCCGGCTGGCACCTGGCGATCGACCTGCGCAACATGATCCTCGTCAGCGAGTGCGTGGCCAAGGCGGCCCTGCTGCGCACGGAGAGCAGGGGCGGGCACACCCGCGACGACTACCCGGGCATGGACCCGTTGTGGCGCAAGCAGTTGCTCCGCTGCGAGGTCGACGGCGACGGGGTCGGGGTGACCAGCCTGCCGCAGCCGGAGATGCGCTCGGACCTGCTCGACCTGTTCGAGCGCGAGGAGCTGCAGAAGTACTACACCGACGCCGAACTGGCCGCACACCGGGAGCTTCCATGAGCTACAAGGCGAACTTCCGCATCTGGCGCGGCGACGACGAGGGGGGCGAGCTCGCCGACTTCGTGGTGGAGGTCAACGAGGGCGAGGTCGTCCTCGACATCATCCACCGGCTCCAGGCCACCCAGGCGCCCGACCTCGCGGTGCGGTGGAACTGCAAGGCGGGCAAGTGCGGCTCGTGCTCGGCGGAGATCAACGGCCGCCCACGCCTGCTGTGCATGACCCGGATGTCCACCTTCGCCGAGGACGAGACCATCACCGTGACGCCGCTGCGGACGTTCCCGGTGATCCGCGACCTGGTGACCGACGTGTCCTACAACTACGTCAAGGCCCGCGAGGTCCCGTCCTTCAAGCCACCGGAGGGGCTGAAGCCGGGCGAGTACCGCATGCAGCAGGTGGACGTGGAGCGCTCGCAGGAGTTCCGGAAGTGCATCGAGTGCTTCCTGTGCCAGAACACCTGCCACGTGATCCGCGACCACGAGGAGAACAAGCAGGCGTTCTCCGGCCCCAGGTTCCTCATGCGGATCTCGGAGCTGGAGATGCACCCGCTGGACACCGAGGACCGCGTGGAGACCGCCCAGGCCGACCACGGGCTCGGGTTCTGCAACATCACCAAGTGCTGCACGGACGTCTGCCCGGAGCACATCCAGATCACCGACAACGCGTTGATCCCCCTGAAGGAGCGGGTGGCCGACCGCCGCTACGACCCGCTGCAGCGCCTGTTCCGCCGCAACAAGAAGCAGCAGTGACGTAACCGATGCGGCATTCGTCACGCAGGACGTGACGAATGCCGCATCGGGTTCACAACGCCTAGCGCGGGGGAGCGGTGGTCGTGGTCGCGGTGGTGCTGGACGGCGTCGTGGTGACCGGGGCCGGGCTGAGCACGGGCGGGGTCGGGGCGGGCTCGGCGGTGCCGTAGACCTCGCCGTACATCCGCGCCCAGGAGCCGTCCTGGAAGGACTTCTTCAGCATCGCCTCCAGCTGGCGGCGCAGTTCCTTGTCCCGCGCCGGGATGCCGATGTAGTAGCCCTCGTCGGTCAGCTTCGAGCCCAGCACCTTCATCGCGCCCTTGGACTGCGCCGCGTAACCGCGCAGCACCGCGTCGTCGGCGGAGAAGGCCGAGACCCGGCCCGCCTGCAGCGCCTCCACGCAGCGGCTGCCCAGGTTCTCCTCGACCACGTTCTGGGTCACCCTGGCGGCCTTCAGCTTCTGCGCGGCGCCGGTCCCGGCGACCACGCACACCGGCTTGCCGTCCAGCTGGGCCGCGGCGGTGATGCCGCTGTCGGAGCGGACCAGCAGGTCCTGCGCCACCTTCAGGTAGGGGCCGACGAAGGCGATCTGCGGCTGCGGCTGGTTGGTCTTGATCCCGCCGACCACCAGGTCCACGTCGCCGCTGCGCAGGGAGTTCAGCCGGGTCTCCACACCGGCGGAGCGGTAGCGCACCGGGTCCGGGTCCTTGAGCCCGATCTCCTTGGCGATGGCCACCGCCAGCTGGGTGTCGAAACCGGAGTACTTGCCGCTGGCCTGGTCCTGCAGCGACACCCCGGGCAGGCTGTCGGTGGTGCCCATGAGCAGGCGCCCGTTCTGCCGGATCTTGTCGATCGTCGGCGAGCCGGAGCCGTCGTCGGTGACCGAGGTCCGAGGAGCCTCGGTCGGCGCCGGAGTCTCGTCCGAGCCACCACCACACGCCGCGAGGGGGAGAACCCCCATCACGACCGCCGCAGCGAGTGCGGACCGACGGTGCATGGGCATTTCTCCCCCTCGCGGGTCGTACTGGGTCCAGAGCACCCTAGAGGGTGCGGTCACCCCCGGTTGTACCGACTACCTGCATACCGGGTGCCTGCTCCTCGACCATTTCCCCGCCGATCGTCGGCCGCCCCCTGCGGGACATCCGCTTCTCAAGCCAGGTGGCGAAGGTCGTCAGCAGCGTGTTGATCACGACGTAGATCAGCCCGACCACGACCAGGGTGGCGATGACGTTGTTGTGGTAGTTGGCCGCGATCGGCCGGATCGTGCGCAGCAGCTCGGGGAAGGTCAGGATCGCACCGCCGAGCGCGGTGTCCTTGAGGATGACCACGAGCTGGCTGACGATCGCGGGCAGCATGGCCGTGACCGCCTGGGGCAGCAGGACGATCCGCATGGTCTGACCCTTGCGCAGGCCGAGCGCCGCGGCGGCCTCGCTCTGCCCCTTCGGCAGGGACAGGATGCCCGCCCGGACGATCTCGGCCATGACCGAGCCGTTGTACAGCACCAGACCGGTGACGACGGCGAACAGCGGCCTCGTGTCGCGGTCGAGGTCGGTGTAGAGGGAGAACAGCTCCGAAGCGAAGACCATCAGGATCAGCACCGGGATGGCGCGGAAGAACTCCACCACCGCGCCCGCGGGCACCCTGATCCACTTGTGGTCCGACAGCCGGGCGATGCCGAAGACGAAACCGATCGGCATGGCGATCACCACGGACAGGAGAGCGGCGAAGAGGGTGTTGCCGAGGCCGGGCAGCAGGAACTGGGTCCAGACGCGGCCGTCGGTGACGAACGGTGCCCACAGCTCGGGGGCGAGCTGCCCCTTCTCGCTCAGGGTGGCAAGCACCCACCAGGCGACGGCGACCACCGCGAGACCGAAGACGACCGTGTAGCCGATGTTGCGCGCTCTGGCCTTCGGACCGGGAGCGTCGTAGAGGACGGAGGGGGCGCTCATCGCTTCACCGCCACCTTCTTGGCAAGGGCGCCCAGCAGCAGGCCGGTGGGCAGGGTCAGGACCACGAAGCCGAGCGCGAAGGTCGCGAAGACCAGCAGCAGGGCGTCGCTCTCGTTCTCGACCATCTCCGCCATCAGCAGTGACGCCTCGGCGACGCCGATGGCGCTGGCCACAGTGGTGTTCTTGGTCAACGCGATCAGCACGCTGGCCAGCGGCGCGACCACCGAGCGGAACGCCTGCGGCAGCACCACGATGGTCAGGGTCTGGGTGAAGCCGAGGCCGAGTGCCCTGGACGCCTCGGCCTGACCGACCGGGACGGTGTTGATGCCCGAGCGCAACGACTCGCAGACGAACGTCGCGGTGTAGGCGATGAGGCCGAGCACCGCGAGCCAGAACCCGTTGTCCGCGAGCGAGGTCGCGGAACCCTCTCTGGCGAGTTTGAGGCCGAGGGTGTCGCTGAGGCCGATCGAACAGCCGATGATGATCACCGTGAGCGGGATGTTCCGGACGATGTTGACGTAGCCGGTGCCGAAGGCGCGCATGATCGGCGCGGGCGCCACCCGCATCGCGGCGAGAACGGTTCCCCAGATGAGCGAGCCCACCGCTGAGTAGAAGGTCAGTTGCACTGTGCCCCAGAACGCTCCGAGCACGTCGTATTCGCTCAGAAAGTCCAGCATGGTCTCCCTCGGCGGGTCCTTGAAAGCGCTGTGCCGGGTGCGGTTGTGCGCACCCGGCACAGCGGAGTCTGACGAACTGTGGTGCTAAGCGATCACTTCTCGGTGATCTCCGGCGGGCTCGGGATCTTGTAGCCCGACGGGCCGAGGTGCTTCTCCAGCGACGCCTTCCAGGAGCCGTCGTTGTACATCTTCTGCAGCGCGGCGTTGATCGCGTCGCGGCCGACGGTGTCGCCCTTCTTCAGGCCGACGCCGATGCGCTCCTTGGTGAAGGGCTTGCCGATCAGCTTGAACTTGCCGGGGTTGGCCGCGGCAAGGCCCGCCAGGATCGCGTCATCGGTGGAGACCGCGTCCAGTGCCTTGTTCTCCACACCGGTGAGGCACTCGGAGTAGCCGCCGTACTCCTTCAGCTGTGCCTGGTTGGCGAACTTCTCCTTGACCGCCTGCGCGGAGGTGGAGCCCTTGACCGAGCACAGGTTCTTGCCGTTGAGCGTCTCGGGGCCGGTGATCGAGTTGTCGTCGGCGCGCACCAGCAGGTCCTGGCCGGGCAGCAGGTACGGCCCGGCGAAGGAGACCTCCTCCTTGCGCTTGTCGGTGATCGAGTAGGTGGCGGTGATGAAGTCGACGTCACCCTTCTTGATCAGCGACTCGCGCTGGGAGGACTGGGCCTCGACGAAGGTCAGACCGC
The window above is part of the Allokutzneria albata genome. Proteins encoded here:
- a CDS encoding nuclear transport factor 2 family protein, with protein sequence MRRRNILIGALAAGTAAVPSTATAAPAADPRDEAAVIAVADGIDLAVDAKDWAACRASFTDQVDVDFSSLSGEPAARIPADQLVAGWRAGLFAEKRSHHMRSNHRATVRGDRATVFSKGYALNILANKRGDQEWEVWGDYVHEFVRTPRGWRCSGMKLTVVHARAATTGCGRRRASAGRRPRAPGPRPHPSRPRPRRTSA
- the eda gene encoding bifunctional 4-hydroxy-2-oxoglutarate aldolase/2-dehydro-3-deoxy-phosphogluconate aldolase; amino-acid sequence: MTTAHELLEISPVVPVVVIDDEAHAVPLAQALLRGGIGVIEVTLRTPAALRAIERIAEEVPDIVLGAGTVTAPEHAAKSAAAGARFLVTPGTTDTLLAAVRDTGLPFLPGAATVSEAMRLAEQGVEALKFFPAEPSGGADFLKGLGGPLPHLRFCPTGGITPQSAPKYLALPNVGCVGGSWLTPKSAVAAGDWGAVEALAREASALR
- the edd gene encoding phosphogluconate dehydratase, whose translation is MSAPLHPAIAAVTERIAARSERTRSAYLRKIAAAASEGPARGALGCSNFAHGFAGCVGEDKQALRELRGANVAIVSSYNDMLSAHQPLAEYPAWLKDSIRAAGGVAQFAGGVPAMCDGITQGRAGMEMSLFSREVVAMATGVALAHDMFDAALLLGVCDKIVPGLMIAALSFGHLPTMLIPAGPMASGLSNPEKSRVRQLFAEGRADRKNLLDAEAASYHSPGTCTFYGTANSNQLVMEVMGMHLPGSSFVAPNTPLRRALTEHAGRRVLEMTRGGDEFTPVGELVDERVVVNGVVALLATGGSTNHTMHLVAIAAAAGIKLTWDDFSDLSAVVPLLTRVYPNGSADINHFHNAGGVPFLVGQLLDAGLVHRDVKTVAGFGLDRYRQQPELVDGELRWVDAPAVSGDESVLRPHTKPFAADGGLRVLHGNLGNAVIKVSAVKPEHRIVLAPARVFTDQAQFSAAFRAGEFTGDMVVVLRNQGPKANGMPELHGLTPSLGVLQDKGFKVALVTDGRMSGASGKIPAAIQVTPEAAAGGLLAKVRDGDMIRLDAENGALEVLVGDAELAAREVVDGPPSDDEWIGTGRELFTALRRAVGPADQGAIAFGTMDQDETRVEASR
- a CDS encoding fumarate reductase/succinate dehydrogenase flavoprotein subunit, which translates into the protein MSEIERHAYDVVVIGAGGAGLRAAIEAREQGKRVAIVCKSLFGKAHTVMAEGGIAAAMGNVNSRDNWQVHFRDTMRGGKFLNNWRMAELHAREAPDRVWELETYGALFDRTKDGRISQRNFGGHEYPRLAHVGDRTGLELIRSLQQQIVSLQQQDFRDSGDYEARIRVFAECTVTELLKDDGAIAGAFGYWRETGRFVLFEAPAVVLATGGIGKSFKVTSNSWEYTGDGHALALRAGASLINMEFVQFHPTGMVWPPSVKGILVTESVRGDGGVLRNSEGRRFMFDYIPEVFKDKYADNEAEADRWYTDPDSNRRPPELLPRDEVARAINSEVKAGRGSPHGGVFLDVSTRLPAEEIRRRLPSMHHQFKELADVDITAEPMEVGPTCHYVMGGVEVEPDTAQSRVPGLFAAGEVAGGMHGSNRLGGNSLSDLLVFGRRAGLGAASYVDGLSARPSISQSDVDSAAQWAQAPFNAADGGEVENPYTVHTELQQSMNDLVGIIRKGPEIEQALEKLEQLKTRARNASVEGHRQFNPGWHLAIDLRNMILVSECVAKAALLRTESRGGHTRDDYPGMDPLWRKQLLRCEVDGDGVGVTSLPQPEMRSDLLDLFEREELQKYYTDAELAAHRELP
- a CDS encoding succinate dehydrogenase/fumarate reductase iron-sulfur subunit, whose translation is MSYKANFRIWRGDDEGGELADFVVEVNEGEVVLDIIHRLQATQAPDLAVRWNCKAGKCGSCSAEINGRPRLLCMTRMSTFAEDETITVTPLRTFPVIRDLVTDVSYNYVKAREVPSFKPPEGLKPGEYRMQQVDVERSQEFRKCIECFLCQNTCHVIRDHEENKQAFSGPRFLMRISELEMHPLDTEDRVETAQADHGLGFCNITKCCTDVCPEHIQITDNALIPLKERVADRRYDPLQRLFRRNKKQQ
- a CDS encoding transporter substrate-binding domain-containing protein, with the protein product MHRRSALAAAVVMGVLPLAACGGGSDETPAPTEAPRTSVTDDGSGSPTIDKIRQNGRLLMGTTDSLPGVSLQDQASGKYSGFDTQLAVAIAKEIGLKDPDPVRYRSAGVETRLNSLRSGDVDLVVGGIKTNQPQPQIAFVGPYLKVAQDLLVRSDSGITAAAQLDGKPVCVVAGTGAAQKLKAARVTQNVVEENLGSRCVEALQAGRVSAFSADDAVLRGYAAQSKGAMKVLGSKLTDEGYYIGIPARDKELRRQLEAMLKKSFQDGSWARMYGEVYGTAEPAPTPPVLSPAPVTTTPSSTTATTTTAPPR
- a CDS encoding amino acid ABC transporter permease, which encodes MSAPSVLYDAPGPKARARNIGYTVVFGLAVVAVAWWVLATLSEKGQLAPELWAPFVTDGRVWTQFLLPGLGNTLFAALLSVVIAMPIGFVFGIARLSDHKWIRVPAGAVVEFFRAIPVLILMVFASELFSLYTDLDRDTRPLFAVVTGLVLYNGSVMAEIVRAGILSLPKGQSEAAAALGLRKGQTMRIVLLPQAVTAMLPAIVSQLVVILKDTALGGAILTFPELLRTIRPIAANYHNNVIATLVVVGLIYVVINTLLTTFATWLEKRMSRRGRPTIGGEMVEEQAPGMQVVGTTGGDRTL
- a CDS encoding amino acid ABC transporter permease gives rise to the protein MLDFLSEYDVLGAFWGTVQLTFYSAVGSLIWGTVLAAMRVAPAPIMRAFGTGYVNIVRNIPLTVIIIGCSIGLSDTLGLKLAREGSATSLADNGFWLAVLGLIAYTATFVCESLRSGINTVPVGQAEASRALGLGFTQTLTIVVLPQAFRSVVAPLASVLIALTKNTTVASAIGVAEASLLMAEMVENESDALLLVFATFALGFVVLTLPTGLLLGALAKKVAVKR
- a CDS encoding glutamate ABC transporter substrate-binding protein, encoding MRFSKGLRIGAAAAALAVLAACGGGKSGGDNLVEKAKSEKKLVVGVKIDQPGLGLKTPDGKFVGFDVDVAKYIAKELGVEESGLTFVEAQSSQRESLIKKGDVDFITATYSITDKRKEEVSFAGPYLLPGQDLLVRADDNSITGPETLNGKNLCSVKGSTSAQAVKEKFANQAQLKEYGGYSECLTGVENKALDAVSTDDAILAGLAAANPGKFKLIGKPFTKERIGVGLKKGDTVGRDAINAALQKMYNDGSWKASLEKHLGPSGYKIPSPPEITEK